Proteins co-encoded in one Sebastes fasciatus isolate fSebFas1 chromosome 11, fSebFas1.pri, whole genome shotgun sequence genomic window:
- the ubxn7 gene encoding UBX domain-containing protein 7 translates to MAALGDTSAPGVNGLIQQFTAITGATESVGQHMLEACNNNLEMAVTMFLDGGGIAEEPSTSSSSAASSSRAPPSDEVRAPIPQKQDILVEPEPLFGVPKRRRPARSIFDGFRDFQTETIRQEQELRNGGTVDKKLSTLADLFRPPIELMHKGSFETAKDCGQLENKWLMINIQNVQDFACQCLNRDVWSNDAVKTIIREHFIFWQVYHDSEEGQRYIQFYKLNKFPYISILDPRTGQKMVEWNQLDVASFLEQTTGFLAEHGQLDGPSCHAPPAKRARSESLIDASEDSQLEAAIRASLQETHYESSNAPEPPDSPRSDDESDAEPFSDSEGPISVDGSDSETPAPHEEKSFISKHPPLPPATAAQQRLHPDSSTSSHRKSPYKENNHSHKKEESKKNHLEPSAAGPRHPQPEADSGGNHCPPAAESAGPSKTTESCDVDCPDDNGPKARLMLRYPDGQREQISLSSKAKLLALVRHVQSKGYPNERFELVTNFPRRKLAHLDYDITLQEAGLCPQETVFVQERN, encoded by the exons GAGCCACAGAGAGTGTAGGACAACATATGCTGGAAGCATGCAACAACAACCTGGAGATGGCAGTGACCATGTTTCTGGACGGAGGCGGGATTGCAGAGGAGCCCAGCACTAGCTCCAGTTCAGCAGCTTCAAGCAGCAGAGCTCCCCCTTCAGA TGAAGTACGAGCACCCATTCCCCAGAAGCAGGACATATTGGTGGAACCTGAACCGTTGTTTGGAG TACCAAAGCGAAGAAGACCTGCTCGATCTATATTTGATGGTTTCCGAGACTTCCAAACAGAAACAA TTCGCCAGGAACAGGAGCTGCGTAACGGTGGAACTGTGGATAAGAAACTGAGCACCCTGGCAGACCTTTTCCGTCCTCCCATTGAGCTCATGCACAAAGGCAGCTTTGAGACG GCAAAAGACTGCGGACAACTGGAGAACAAGTGGCTAATGatcaacattcaaaatgttCAAGACTTTGCCTGCCAGTGCCTGAATAGGGATGTTTGGAGTAATGACGCAGTGAAGACCATCATCAGAGAACATTTCATATTCTGGCAG GTATATCATGATAGTGAAGAGGGACAAAGATACATCCAATTCTATAAGCTGAACAAGTTCCCATATATTTCCATCCTCGATCCCCGCACAG GTCAGAAAATGGTGGAGTGGAATCAGCTGGACGTGGCATCGTTCCTGGAGCAGACGACTGGCTTCCTGGCGGAGCACGGGCAACTCGACGGGCCGTCCTGTCACGCACCCCCTGCCAAACGAGCTCGCTCT GAGAGTCTGATTGATGCCAGTGAAGACAGTCAGCTGGAGGCAGCGATCCGAGCCTCCCTACAGGAGACCCACTACGAGTCCTCAAATGCCCCCGAACCTCCCGATTCCCCCCGATCAGACGACGAATCAGACGCGGAGCCTTTCTCTGACAGCGAGGGTCCCATCTCTGTCGATGGCTCAGACAGCGAAACGCCGGCACCCCACGAAGAGAAAAGTTTTATCAGCAAACACCCTCCGCTCCCTCCCGCCACTGCGGCCCAGCAGCGTCTACATCCCGATAGTTCCACTTCTTCCCACAGAAAGTCTCCATACAAAGAAAACAACCACAGTCACAAGAAGGAGGAGAGCAAAAAGAACCACCTGGAGCCCTCAGCTGCTGGTCCTCGTCATCCTCAGCCTGAAGCAGATTCTGGAGGTAACCACTGTCCCCCAGCGGCCGAAAGCGCTGGACCTTCCAAAACTACCGAATCCTGTGACGTTGACTGTCCTGACGACAACG GTCCCAAAGCCAGGTTGATGCTCCGTTACCCTGACGGACAGAGAGAGCAAATTTCCTTGTCTTCTAAAGCAAAACTTTTG GCCCTGGTAAGACATGTCCAGTCCAAAGGTTACCCCAATGAACGCTTCGAACTCGTCACCAACTTTCCCAGAAGGAAGCTGGCCCACTTGGACTATGACATCACGCTGCAGGAGGCGGGGCTTTGTCCACAGGAGACTGTATTTGTTCAAGAGAGGAACTAG